One Centroberyx gerrardi isolate f3 chromosome 6, fCenGer3.hap1.cur.20231027, whole genome shotgun sequence genomic region harbors:
- the mcamb gene encoding melanoma cell adhesion molecule b isoform X1 has protein sequence MAVRDAASLLVGLLVLFHTWGAAWAVVEVNMEDRVEAFRGDTVQITCMFTSTGSGDLMAQWLYMTQLGLRQRIYYQDTTMNIMDQGTPFTDRISVNGSGATGELVLTITDVQLEDELDFICQINGVTAGNGEGRTQLRVFETPEFPSIEQVHTGIWVGNENPSKIGSCEAKNGFPRPNITWYRDNTPMQNVPDEVTVLYQVTRESSGLFSVKSELSMKVMKEDKDALFYCEVSYFVPGGIRMTETNRINITVHYPSTAISVWVESPKGEIKEGDTVEIQCRGNGNPQPPFTFKHEENEMTPDSNVLVLENVTRLNNGLYHCVTLDLDTYEELMGNTSVFVNYLDAAVVMPGDTSVLSQGEGLNATCNALSSLSTHAAWFKNGEEVSKGHTLTLKDAAFDTAGTYVCVVTVPEIEGMETSGVLRVLVQGPPEISEPVNTAIEENVESTVNLSCHARGFPTPSITWSSSDGQVLKTVSHKETENGVHSVVSVKVTSDINAFCNASNDYGTDAMAFSIKAITLTTTTPTTTTTTTTSTTVKAATAIPPKKIKKEGSGVVVAVIIICILLLAILGSVLYFLYKKGKICGRSGKQDLTKEKSNKDNIVVEMKSDNTEEAVLLGVNGDKKPPSDQ, from the exons cagcatGGGCTGTAGTGGAGGTGAACATGGAGGACAGAGTGGAGGCGTTCAGAGGAGACACAGTTCAGATCACCTGCATGTTCACATCCACTGGCAGCGGGGATTTGATGGCACAGTGGCTTTAT ATGACGCAGTTAGGTCTGAGGCAGAGAATCTACTACCAGGACACTACCATGAACATCATGGACCAAGGCACGCCGTTCACCGACCGGATCAGCGTCAACGGCTCCGGAGCCACAGGAGAGCTGGTGCTGACCATCACAGATGTGCAGCTGGAGGACGAGCTGGACTTCATCTGTCAGATCAACGGTGTGACAGCTGGGAATGGCGAGGGACGGACGCAGCTGAGGGTGTTCG AAACGCCAGAGTTTCCTTCCATTGAACAGGTTCATACAGGGATCTGGGTCGGCAATGAGAACCCATCCAAG ATCGGGAGCTGTGAGGCCAAAAATGGTTTCCCCAGGCCCAACATCACTTGGTACAGAGACAACACGCCAATGCAGAACGTTCCTGATG AGGTGACTGTGCTGTACCAAGTCACCAGGGAATCCAGTGGTCTGTTCTCAGTTAAGAGCGAGCTGAGTATGAAGGTGATGAAGGAGGACAAAGACGCTCTGTTCTACTGCGAGGTCAGCTACTTTGTCCCAGGAGGAATCAGGATGACGGAGACCAACCGTATTAACATCACTGTACACT ACCCCTCCACTGCCATCAGTGTGTGGGTGGAGTCACCCAAGGGTGAGATCAAGGAAGGAGACACGGTCGAGATTCAGTGCCGCGGCAACGGGAATCCTCAACCGCCCTTCACCTTCAAACATGAAGAA aaTGAAATGACTCCGGACTCCAATGTGCTGGTGCTGGAGAATGTGACCCGTCTGAACAATGGACTGTACCACTGTGTCACCCTGGACCTGGACACTTATGAGGAGCTCATGGGGAATACCAGTGTGTTTGTCAACT aTCTGGATGCTGCTGTGGTGATGCCTGGAGACACCAGTGTGTTGTCCCAAGGAGAGGGGCTGAACGCCACCTGCAAcgccctctcttctctctcgaCACACGCTGCCTGGTTTAAG AACGGCGAGGAGGTTTCGAAGGGACACACTCTGACACTGAAGGATGCTGCGTTCGACACAGCGGGgacgtacgtgtgtgtggtgACGGTTCCTGAGATTGAGGGGATGGAAACCAGCGGGGTGCTTCGTGTTCTCGTCCAGG GCCCACCGGAGATCAGCGAGCCGGTGAACACGGCCATCGAGGAGAACGTGGAGAGCACGGTGAACCTGAGCTGCCACGCCCGAGGCTTCCCCACCCCCAGCATCACCTGGTCCTCCTCCGACGGACAG GTCCTGAAGACAGTGTCccataaagagacagagaatggaGTCCACAGTGTGGTCAGTGTCAAGGTCACGTCTGACATCAATGCTTTCTGCAACGCCTCCAATGACTACGGCACAGACGCTATGGCCTTCAGCATCAAAGCCA TTACACTTACCACCACCActcccaccaccactaccactaccactacctcTACCACAG TCAAAGCAGCAACAGCGATCCCGCCGAAGAAAATCAAGAAAG AGGGCAGTGGTGTTGTCGTTGCGGTCATCATCATCTGTATCCTGCTGCTGGCCATCTTGGGCAGCGTGCTCTACTTCCTCTATAAGAAGGGCAAGATCTGCGGCCGATCCGGCAAGCAGGACCT CACCAAAGAGAAGTCCAACAAAGATAACATCGTGGTGGAGATGAAGAGTGACAACACAGAGGAGGCTGTGCTCCTTGGGGTCAACGGAGACAAGAAACCTCCCAGTGACCAG TAA
- the mcamb gene encoding melanoma cell adhesion molecule b isoform X4: MAVRDAASLLVGLLVLFHTWGAAWAVVEVNMEDRVEAFRGDTVQITCMFTSTGSGDLMAQWLYMTQLGLRQRIYYQDTTMNIMDQGTPFTDRISVNGSGATGELVLTITDVQLEDELDFICQINGVTAGNGEGRTQLRVFETPEFPSIEQVHTGIWVGNENPSKIGSCEAKNGFPRPNITWYRDNTPMQNVPDEVTVLYQVTRESSGLFSVKSELSMKVMKEDKDALFYCEVSYFVPGGIRMTETNRINITVHYPSTAISVWVESPKGEIKEGDTVEIQCRGNGNPQPPFTFKHEENEMTPDSNVLVLENVTRLNNGLYHCVTLDLDTYEELMGNTSVFVNYLDAAVVMPGDTSVLSQGEGLNATCNALSSLSTHAAWFKNGEEVSKGHTLTLKDAAFDTAGTYVCVVTVPEIEGMETSGVLRVLVQGPPEISEPVNTAIEENVESTVNLSCHARGFPTPSITWSSSDGQVLKTVSHKETENGVHSVVSVKVTSDINAFCNASNDYGTDAMAFSIKAKGSGVVVAVIIICILLLAILGSVLYFLYKKGKICGRSGKQDLTKEKSNKDNIVVEMKSDNTEEAVLLGVNGDKKPPSDQ; the protein is encoded by the exons cagcatGGGCTGTAGTGGAGGTGAACATGGAGGACAGAGTGGAGGCGTTCAGAGGAGACACAGTTCAGATCACCTGCATGTTCACATCCACTGGCAGCGGGGATTTGATGGCACAGTGGCTTTAT ATGACGCAGTTAGGTCTGAGGCAGAGAATCTACTACCAGGACACTACCATGAACATCATGGACCAAGGCACGCCGTTCACCGACCGGATCAGCGTCAACGGCTCCGGAGCCACAGGAGAGCTGGTGCTGACCATCACAGATGTGCAGCTGGAGGACGAGCTGGACTTCATCTGTCAGATCAACGGTGTGACAGCTGGGAATGGCGAGGGACGGACGCAGCTGAGGGTGTTCG AAACGCCAGAGTTTCCTTCCATTGAACAGGTTCATACAGGGATCTGGGTCGGCAATGAGAACCCATCCAAG ATCGGGAGCTGTGAGGCCAAAAATGGTTTCCCCAGGCCCAACATCACTTGGTACAGAGACAACACGCCAATGCAGAACGTTCCTGATG AGGTGACTGTGCTGTACCAAGTCACCAGGGAATCCAGTGGTCTGTTCTCAGTTAAGAGCGAGCTGAGTATGAAGGTGATGAAGGAGGACAAAGACGCTCTGTTCTACTGCGAGGTCAGCTACTTTGTCCCAGGAGGAATCAGGATGACGGAGACCAACCGTATTAACATCACTGTACACT ACCCCTCCACTGCCATCAGTGTGTGGGTGGAGTCACCCAAGGGTGAGATCAAGGAAGGAGACACGGTCGAGATTCAGTGCCGCGGCAACGGGAATCCTCAACCGCCCTTCACCTTCAAACATGAAGAA aaTGAAATGACTCCGGACTCCAATGTGCTGGTGCTGGAGAATGTGACCCGTCTGAACAATGGACTGTACCACTGTGTCACCCTGGACCTGGACACTTATGAGGAGCTCATGGGGAATACCAGTGTGTTTGTCAACT aTCTGGATGCTGCTGTGGTGATGCCTGGAGACACCAGTGTGTTGTCCCAAGGAGAGGGGCTGAACGCCACCTGCAAcgccctctcttctctctcgaCACACGCTGCCTGGTTTAAG AACGGCGAGGAGGTTTCGAAGGGACACACTCTGACACTGAAGGATGCTGCGTTCGACACAGCGGGgacgtacgtgtgtgtggtgACGGTTCCTGAGATTGAGGGGATGGAAACCAGCGGGGTGCTTCGTGTTCTCGTCCAGG GCCCACCGGAGATCAGCGAGCCGGTGAACACGGCCATCGAGGAGAACGTGGAGAGCACGGTGAACCTGAGCTGCCACGCCCGAGGCTTCCCCACCCCCAGCATCACCTGGTCCTCCTCCGACGGACAG GTCCTGAAGACAGTGTCccataaagagacagagaatggaGTCCACAGTGTGGTCAGTGTCAAGGTCACGTCTGACATCAATGCTTTCTGCAACGCCTCCAATGACTACGGCACAGACGCTATGGCCTTCAGCATCAAAGCCA AGGGCAGTGGTGTTGTCGTTGCGGTCATCATCATCTGTATCCTGCTGCTGGCCATCTTGGGCAGCGTGCTCTACTTCCTCTATAAGAAGGGCAAGATCTGCGGCCGATCCGGCAAGCAGGACCT CACCAAAGAGAAGTCCAACAAAGATAACATCGTGGTGGAGATGAAGAGTGACAACACAGAGGAGGCTGTGCTCCTTGGGGTCAACGGAGACAAGAAACCTCCCAGTGACCAG TAA
- the mcamb gene encoding melanoma cell adhesion molecule b isoform X2: MAVRDAASLLVGLLVLFHTWGAWAVVEVNMEDRVEAFRGDTVQITCMFTSTGSGDLMAQWLYMTQLGLRQRIYYQDTTMNIMDQGTPFTDRISVNGSGATGELVLTITDVQLEDELDFICQINGVTAGNGEGRTQLRVFETPEFPSIEQVHTGIWVGNENPSKIGSCEAKNGFPRPNITWYRDNTPMQNVPDEVTVLYQVTRESSGLFSVKSELSMKVMKEDKDALFYCEVSYFVPGGIRMTETNRINITVHYPSTAISVWVESPKGEIKEGDTVEIQCRGNGNPQPPFTFKHEENEMTPDSNVLVLENVTRLNNGLYHCVTLDLDTYEELMGNTSVFVNYLDAAVVMPGDTSVLSQGEGLNATCNALSSLSTHAAWFKNGEEVSKGHTLTLKDAAFDTAGTYVCVVTVPEIEGMETSGVLRVLVQGPPEISEPVNTAIEENVESTVNLSCHARGFPTPSITWSSSDGQVLKTVSHKETENGVHSVVSVKVTSDINAFCNASNDYGTDAMAFSIKAITLTTTTPTTTTTTTTSTTVKAATAIPPKKIKKEGSGVVVAVIIICILLLAILGSVLYFLYKKGKICGRSGKQDLTKEKSNKDNIVVEMKSDNTEEAVLLGVNGDKKPPSDQ, encoded by the exons catGGGCTGTAGTGGAGGTGAACATGGAGGACAGAGTGGAGGCGTTCAGAGGAGACACAGTTCAGATCACCTGCATGTTCACATCCACTGGCAGCGGGGATTTGATGGCACAGTGGCTTTAT ATGACGCAGTTAGGTCTGAGGCAGAGAATCTACTACCAGGACACTACCATGAACATCATGGACCAAGGCACGCCGTTCACCGACCGGATCAGCGTCAACGGCTCCGGAGCCACAGGAGAGCTGGTGCTGACCATCACAGATGTGCAGCTGGAGGACGAGCTGGACTTCATCTGTCAGATCAACGGTGTGACAGCTGGGAATGGCGAGGGACGGACGCAGCTGAGGGTGTTCG AAACGCCAGAGTTTCCTTCCATTGAACAGGTTCATACAGGGATCTGGGTCGGCAATGAGAACCCATCCAAG ATCGGGAGCTGTGAGGCCAAAAATGGTTTCCCCAGGCCCAACATCACTTGGTACAGAGACAACACGCCAATGCAGAACGTTCCTGATG AGGTGACTGTGCTGTACCAAGTCACCAGGGAATCCAGTGGTCTGTTCTCAGTTAAGAGCGAGCTGAGTATGAAGGTGATGAAGGAGGACAAAGACGCTCTGTTCTACTGCGAGGTCAGCTACTTTGTCCCAGGAGGAATCAGGATGACGGAGACCAACCGTATTAACATCACTGTACACT ACCCCTCCACTGCCATCAGTGTGTGGGTGGAGTCACCCAAGGGTGAGATCAAGGAAGGAGACACGGTCGAGATTCAGTGCCGCGGCAACGGGAATCCTCAACCGCCCTTCACCTTCAAACATGAAGAA aaTGAAATGACTCCGGACTCCAATGTGCTGGTGCTGGAGAATGTGACCCGTCTGAACAATGGACTGTACCACTGTGTCACCCTGGACCTGGACACTTATGAGGAGCTCATGGGGAATACCAGTGTGTTTGTCAACT aTCTGGATGCTGCTGTGGTGATGCCTGGAGACACCAGTGTGTTGTCCCAAGGAGAGGGGCTGAACGCCACCTGCAAcgccctctcttctctctcgaCACACGCTGCCTGGTTTAAG AACGGCGAGGAGGTTTCGAAGGGACACACTCTGACACTGAAGGATGCTGCGTTCGACACAGCGGGgacgtacgtgtgtgtggtgACGGTTCCTGAGATTGAGGGGATGGAAACCAGCGGGGTGCTTCGTGTTCTCGTCCAGG GCCCACCGGAGATCAGCGAGCCGGTGAACACGGCCATCGAGGAGAACGTGGAGAGCACGGTGAACCTGAGCTGCCACGCCCGAGGCTTCCCCACCCCCAGCATCACCTGGTCCTCCTCCGACGGACAG GTCCTGAAGACAGTGTCccataaagagacagagaatggaGTCCACAGTGTGGTCAGTGTCAAGGTCACGTCTGACATCAATGCTTTCTGCAACGCCTCCAATGACTACGGCACAGACGCTATGGCCTTCAGCATCAAAGCCA TTACACTTACCACCACCActcccaccaccactaccactaccactacctcTACCACAG TCAAAGCAGCAACAGCGATCCCGCCGAAGAAAATCAAGAAAG AGGGCAGTGGTGTTGTCGTTGCGGTCATCATCATCTGTATCCTGCTGCTGGCCATCTTGGGCAGCGTGCTCTACTTCCTCTATAAGAAGGGCAAGATCTGCGGCCGATCCGGCAAGCAGGACCT CACCAAAGAGAAGTCCAACAAAGATAACATCGTGGTGGAGATGAAGAGTGACAACACAGAGGAGGCTGTGCTCCTTGGGGTCAACGGAGACAAGAAACCTCCCAGTGACCAG TAA
- the mcamb gene encoding melanoma cell adhesion molecule b isoform X3 has translation MAVRDAASLLVGLLVLFHTWGAAWAVVEVNMEDRVEAFRGDTVQITCMFTSTGSGDLMAQWLYMTQLGLRQRIYYQDTTMNIMDQGTPFTDRISVNGSGATGELVLTITDVQLEDELDFICQINGVTAGNGEGRTQLRVFETPEFPSIEQVHTGIWVGNENPSKIGSCEAKNGFPRPNITWYRDNTPMQNVPDEVTVLYQVTRESSGLFSVKSELSMKVMKEDKDALFYCEVSYFVPGGIRMTETNRINITVHYPSTAISVWVESPKGEIKEGDTVEIQCRGNGNPQPPFTFKHEENEMTPDSNVLVLENVTRLNNGLYHCVTLDLDTYEELMGNTSVFVNYLDAAVVMPGDTSVLSQGEGLNATCNALSSLSTHAAWFKNGEEVSKGHTLTLKDAAFDTAGTYVCVVTVPEIEGMETSGVLRVLVQGPPEISEPVNTAIEENVESTVNLSCHARGFPTPSITWSSSDGQVLKTVSHKETENGVHSVVSVKVTSDINAFCNASNDYGTDAMAFSIKAITLTTTTPTTTTTTTTSTTEGSGVVVAVIIICILLLAILGSVLYFLYKKGKICGRSGKQDLTKEKSNKDNIVVEMKSDNTEEAVLLGVNGDKKPPSDQVDI, from the exons cagcatGGGCTGTAGTGGAGGTGAACATGGAGGACAGAGTGGAGGCGTTCAGAGGAGACACAGTTCAGATCACCTGCATGTTCACATCCACTGGCAGCGGGGATTTGATGGCACAGTGGCTTTAT ATGACGCAGTTAGGTCTGAGGCAGAGAATCTACTACCAGGACACTACCATGAACATCATGGACCAAGGCACGCCGTTCACCGACCGGATCAGCGTCAACGGCTCCGGAGCCACAGGAGAGCTGGTGCTGACCATCACAGATGTGCAGCTGGAGGACGAGCTGGACTTCATCTGTCAGATCAACGGTGTGACAGCTGGGAATGGCGAGGGACGGACGCAGCTGAGGGTGTTCG AAACGCCAGAGTTTCCTTCCATTGAACAGGTTCATACAGGGATCTGGGTCGGCAATGAGAACCCATCCAAG ATCGGGAGCTGTGAGGCCAAAAATGGTTTCCCCAGGCCCAACATCACTTGGTACAGAGACAACACGCCAATGCAGAACGTTCCTGATG AGGTGACTGTGCTGTACCAAGTCACCAGGGAATCCAGTGGTCTGTTCTCAGTTAAGAGCGAGCTGAGTATGAAGGTGATGAAGGAGGACAAAGACGCTCTGTTCTACTGCGAGGTCAGCTACTTTGTCCCAGGAGGAATCAGGATGACGGAGACCAACCGTATTAACATCACTGTACACT ACCCCTCCACTGCCATCAGTGTGTGGGTGGAGTCACCCAAGGGTGAGATCAAGGAAGGAGACACGGTCGAGATTCAGTGCCGCGGCAACGGGAATCCTCAACCGCCCTTCACCTTCAAACATGAAGAA aaTGAAATGACTCCGGACTCCAATGTGCTGGTGCTGGAGAATGTGACCCGTCTGAACAATGGACTGTACCACTGTGTCACCCTGGACCTGGACACTTATGAGGAGCTCATGGGGAATACCAGTGTGTTTGTCAACT aTCTGGATGCTGCTGTGGTGATGCCTGGAGACACCAGTGTGTTGTCCCAAGGAGAGGGGCTGAACGCCACCTGCAAcgccctctcttctctctcgaCACACGCTGCCTGGTTTAAG AACGGCGAGGAGGTTTCGAAGGGACACACTCTGACACTGAAGGATGCTGCGTTCGACACAGCGGGgacgtacgtgtgtgtggtgACGGTTCCTGAGATTGAGGGGATGGAAACCAGCGGGGTGCTTCGTGTTCTCGTCCAGG GCCCACCGGAGATCAGCGAGCCGGTGAACACGGCCATCGAGGAGAACGTGGAGAGCACGGTGAACCTGAGCTGCCACGCCCGAGGCTTCCCCACCCCCAGCATCACCTGGTCCTCCTCCGACGGACAG GTCCTGAAGACAGTGTCccataaagagacagagaatggaGTCCACAGTGTGGTCAGTGTCAAGGTCACGTCTGACATCAATGCTTTCTGCAACGCCTCCAATGACTACGGCACAGACGCTATGGCCTTCAGCATCAAAGCCA TTACACTTACCACCACCActcccaccaccactaccactaccactacctcTACCACAG AGGGCAGTGGTGTTGTCGTTGCGGTCATCATCATCTGTATCCTGCTGCTGGCCATCTTGGGCAGCGTGCTCTACTTCCTCTATAAGAAGGGCAAGATCTGCGGCCGATCCGGCAAGCAGGACCT CACCAAAGAGAAGTCCAACAAAGATAACATCGTGGTGGAGATGAAGAGTGACAACACAGAGGAGGCTGTGCTCCTTGGGGTCAACGGAGACAAGAAACCTCCCAGTGACCAGGTAGATATCTAG